From one Lycium barbarum isolate Lr01 chromosome 6, ASM1917538v2, whole genome shotgun sequence genomic stretch:
- the LOC132600296 gene encoding uncharacterized mitochondrial protein AtMg00810-like yields MSQPPGFIDPKHPKHVCLLKKALYGLKQAPRAWFDRFSLYLLHLGFKCSKADSSLFILQCKRGTILLLLYVDDIIITGSSDELITDILTSLAKEFSMKDLGSLQFFLGTEVQYFKGGIHRSQRKYAAELLKKTDMALAKSVSTPLAQKYGLQLSTGNLVDASSYRSIVGSLQYLTLTRPDLSHAVNLPVKRILIYVKGTSHCGLRLLARSPFKLYGFSDADWGGCTTTRRSTTGYSIYLGANCVSWASKKQHTVSRSSAEAEYRALASITAEITWIAYILRDIGVYLKLAPTLFCDKISALYMTVNPILHARTKHVEMVYHFVREKVARGQLVTHFVRSKDQLADIHTKALTKQEFAKFRSKLGVCVPPPH; encoded by the exons ATGAGTCAACCTCCAGGATTCATTGATCCCAAGCATCCAAAACATGTTTGTCTTCTTAAAAAGGCATTGTATGGGCTAAAACAGGCACCCAGGGCCTGGTTTGACAGGTTTAGCCTCTATCTGCTTCATCTTGGTTTTAAATGCAGCAAGGCAGACTCATCCTTGTTTATTCTTCAATGCAAGAGAGGGACTATTCTACTCCTTCTATATGTAGATGACATAATCATTACAGGAAGCTCAGATGAACTCATCACAGATATCCTTACTAGTCTTGCAAAGGAATTTTCCATGAAAGATCTTGGTTCATTACAATTTTTTCTGGGAACTGAAGTACAATATTTCAAAGGAGGAATTCATCGAAGTCAAAGGAAGTATGCTGCAGAACTACTCAAGAAAACTGATATGGCCCTTGCAAAATCAGTTAGTACACCATTGGCGCAAAAATATGGTTTGCAACTGAGCACAGGCAACTTGGTTGATGCATCCTCTTATAGAAGCATTGTGGGAAGCCTGCAATATCTTACACTAACTAGGCCTGATTTATCACATGCAGTGAACTTA CCTGTAAAGAGGATTCTCATATATGTGAAAGGAACATCTCACTGTGGGCTAAGATTGCTTGCTAGATCACCTTTCAAGCTTTATGGTTTCTCAGATGCAGACTGGGGTGGATGTACAACAACAAGGAGATCAACCACAGGGTATTCAATATATCTAGGTGCAAATTGTGTGTCTTGGGCTTCAAAGAAACAACATACAGTGTCAAGATCCAGTGCTGAAGCAGAATACAGAGCACTTGCTTCAATAACAGCTGAAATAACCTGGATAGCTTACATTCTAAGGGATATAGGTGTATACTTAAAATTAGCACCAACACTGTTTTGTGATAAAATTAGTGCACTATACATGACTGTCAATCCTATTTTACATGCCAGAACCAAACACGTGGAAATGGTTTATCACTTTGTAAGAGAGAAAGTAGCTAGAGGACAGCTTGTGACACACTTTGTGCGATCAAAGGATCAATTGGCAGATATACATACCAAAGCATTGACAAAACAGGAGTTTGCAAAATTCAGAAGCAAGCTCGGAGTATGTGTTCCACCTCCACACTAG
- the LOC132600419 gene encoding probable aquaporin PIP2-1, protein MTKEVEAVHEQAPEYSAKDYTDPPPAPLIDYVEIKQWSLYRAVIAEFIATLLFLYITVLTVIGYKHQADVKAGGDVCGGVGILGIAWAFGGMIFILVYCTAGISGGHINPAVTFGLFLARKVSLIRAVLYMVAQCLGAICGVGFVKAFQSAYYNKYGGGVNVMAGGHTKGVGLAAEIIGTFVLVYVVFSATDPKRSARDSHVPVLAPLPIGFAVFMVHLATIPITGTGINPARSFGAAVIYNGDKAWDEHWIFWVGPFVGALIAAVYHQYILRAGAIKALGSFRSNA, encoded by the exons ATGACGAAAGAAGTCGAAGCAGTTCACGAGCAGGCACCGGAGTATTCTGCTAAGGATTACACTGATCCACCTCCTGCTCCGTTAATCGATTATGTGGAGATAAAGCAATGGTCACTTTATAGAGCTGTTATTGCTGAGTTTATTGCTACTTTGTTGTTTTTGTATATAACTGTGTTAACTGTTATTGGTTATAAACATCAAGCTGATGTTAAAGCTGGTGGTGATGTTTGCGGTGGTGTTGGTATACTTGGTATTGCTTGGGCTTTTGGTGGCATGATTTTTATTCTTGTTTACTGCACTGCTGGTATTTCTG GTGGACACATCAACCCTGCAGTGACATTTGGGCTATTTTTGGCAAGGAAGGTATCATTGATCAGGGCAGTATTGTACATGGTAGCCCAATGTTTGGGTGCAATTTGTGGTGTGGGATTTGTGAAGGCTTTCCAGAGTGCATACTACAACAAATATGGTGGTGGTGTCAATGTTATGGCAGGAGGTCACACCAAGGGTGTTGGTTTGGCTGCTGAGATTATTGGTACCTTTGTTTTGGTCTATGTTGTCTTTTCTGCTACTGACCCTAAGAGGAGCGCCAGAGACTCTCATGTTCCC gTATTGGCACCACTTCCAATTGGATTCGCCGTGTTCATGGTTCACCTTGCAACTATTCCGATCACCGGAACCGGTATCAACCCGGCTAGGAGTTTCGGGGCAGCTGTAATTTACAATGGTGATAAGGCATGGGATGAACACTGGATCTTCTGGGTCGGGCCATTCGTCGGAGCTCTCATCGCCGCCGTCTACCACCAGTACATTCTCAGAGCAGGTGCTATTAAAGCTCTTGGTTCCTTCAGAAGCAATGCATAA